In the genome of Xenopus laevis strain J_2021 chromosome 1S, Xenopus_laevis_v10.1, whole genome shotgun sequence, one region contains:
- the ankrd37.S gene encoding ankyrin repeat domain-containing protein 37 — translation MLQLCDSECDGLSALMECGGDVNSPGDTMGQSPAHLAAGGGQAFFLLWQLQNGVNVNQQDCFGEALIHKAARSGSMECLSLLVASDARIDMCNKDGHTAEEVALFGGFLDCARYLATVKLTQDTFSRAQSSLNDLKETAAGVKRGQCYQSISHGKRRRSDGFV, via the exons TGTGACGGCCTAAGTGCACTGATGGAGTGTGGTGGTGATGTGAACTCCCCCGGCGACACAATGGGACAGTCCCCTGCACATCTAGCAGCAGGTGGAGGACAGGCTTTTTTCCTGCTTTGGCAGCTGCAAAATGGAGTCAATGTAAATCAGCAG GACTGCTTTGGAGAAGCTCTTATTCATAAAGCTGCTCGCTCCGGAAGCATGGAGTGTCTCAGCCTGCTGGTCGCTAGCGATGCCAGAATAGA TATGTGTAACAAAGACGGGCATACGGCAGAAGAAGTGGCTTTGTTCGGTGGGTTTTTAGATTGTGCAAGGTATCTAGCTACAGTGAAGCTTACGCAAGACACATTTTCCAGAGCGCAGTCATCGCTGAATGATCTGAAGGAGACGGCCGCTGGAGTCAAAAGAGGGCAATGTTATCAGTCAATTTCTCATGGAAAGAGGCGGCGCTCTGATG GTTTTGTCTAG